The following are encoded together in the Flavihumibacter fluvii genome:
- a CDS encoding isocitrate dehydrogenase (NADP(+)), producing the protein MSTKIKVANPVVELDGDEMTRIIWQFIKDKLILPYLDLDIKYYDLGIEYRDATNDQVTIDAANAIRQYGVGIKCATITPDEARVKEFNLKQMWKSPNGTIRNILDGTVFREPIVINNIPRLVTNWTAPIIVGRHAFGDQYRATDTVIKGKGKLTMTFTPEDGGEPQVFEVFNFKGDGVAMSMYNTDESISGFARSCFNMALSKKWPLYLSTKNTILKKYDGRFKDIFEDIYEKEFKTAFASAGIVYEHRLIDDMVASALKWNGNFVWACKNYDGDVQSDTVAQGFGSLGLMTSVLITPDGKTMESEAAHGTVTRHYRDHQAGKPTSTNPIASIFAWTRGLAFRGKLDGNQSLIDFCNALEAVCIETVESGKMTKDLAVCVHGNKVTHGDHFLYTQEFLDALDENLKKKMGL; encoded by the coding sequence ATGAGTACAAAAATCAAGGTAGCCAATCCTGTTGTTGAACTTGATGGAGATGAGATGACACGGATCATCTGGCAATTCATCAAAGACAAGTTAATTTTACCGTACCTGGACCTCGATATTAAGTATTATGACCTGGGAATTGAATACCGGGATGCCACCAATGACCAGGTGACGATCGATGCAGCAAATGCCATCAGGCAATATGGCGTAGGCATTAAATGTGCAACCATTACTCCTGATGAAGCGCGGGTAAAGGAATTTAACCTGAAACAAATGTGGAAAAGCCCGAACGGCACTATCCGGAATATTTTGGATGGCACAGTGTTCCGCGAACCCATCGTAATCAATAATATCCCGCGTTTAGTAACCAACTGGACTGCCCCGATTATTGTTGGGCGCCATGCATTTGGTGATCAGTACCGGGCTACGGATACGGTAATTAAGGGAAAAGGTAAACTTACTATGACATTTACCCCTGAAGATGGTGGTGAGCCGCAGGTGTTTGAAGTATTTAACTTCAAAGGTGATGGAGTGGCTATGTCTATGTACAACACAGATGAAAGTATTTCTGGTTTTGCCAGAAGCTGTTTCAACATGGCCCTTAGTAAAAAATGGCCTTTGTACCTGTCAACCAAGAATACCATTCTTAAAAAGTATGATGGAAGGTTTAAGGATATATTCGAAGATATTTACGAGAAAGAATTTAAGACGGCTTTTGCCTCAGCGGGAATTGTATATGAACACCGACTGATTGATGACATGGTGGCCAGTGCCCTGAAATGGAACGGCAACTTTGTTTGGGCCTGTAAAAATTATGACGGAGATGTGCAGAGTGATACTGTAGCACAGGGTTTTGGTTCATTAGGCCTGATGACCTCTGTGTTGATTACTCCGGACGGCAAGACGATGGAATCTGAAGCAGCACATGGAACTGTAACACGACATTACCGCGACCACCAGGCTGGTAAGCCGACTTCAACTAACCCGATTGCCTCAATTTTTGCATGGACAAGAGGATTGGCTTTTCGAGGTAAACTCGATGGTAATCAGTCCCTGATTGATTTCTGTAATGCCCTGGAAGCAGTTTGTATTGAAACTGTAGAAAGTGGTAAAATGACCAAGGACCTGGCTGTGTGCGTACATGGAAATAAAGTTACGCATGGTGATCATTTCCTATATACCCAGGAATTCCTTGATGCCCTGGATGAAAACCTGAAAAAGAAAATGGGGTTATAA
- a CDS encoding Crp/Fnr family transcriptional regulator, with protein MPADVFAYISKFVNLSEAEKALFKEHIQIMTTFPRQVLTRVGEMEQHIYFIKKGVLRKYFFKGNEEITSQLNYEGDMVCCSVSFLSGAPSEIILETMEASTLIFITKSSLETLFAYSNNFEKMGRLVWLDWLLYRERWGISRMIKTPKERFHLLLLEKPGLVNRVPQKYLASLLRIKPETFSRYKKILGNSENHSTISRDE; from the coding sequence ATGCCGGCAGACGTTTTCGCATATATTTCGAAATTTGTAAACTTATCTGAAGCGGAAAAAGCGCTTTTCAAGGAACATATCCAGATCATGACCACATTTCCAAGGCAGGTACTTACCCGTGTTGGTGAGATGGAACAACATATTTATTTTATTAAGAAGGGGGTGCTCCGCAAGTATTTTTTTAAGGGCAATGAAGAAATAACATCCCAGTTGAATTATGAAGGTGACATGGTATGTTGCAGTGTTTCTTTTCTTTCCGGTGCGCCCTCTGAAATTATTTTGGAAACGATGGAAGCATCCACCCTGATCTTTATCACAAAGTCTTCACTGGAAACCCTTTTTGCTTATAGTAACAATTTTGAAAAAATGGGCCGCCTGGTATGGCTGGATTGGCTTTTGTACCGGGAAAGATGGGGAATATCCCGAATGATCAAAACACCTAAAGAGCGGTTTCATTTGTTATTGCTGGAAAAGCCCGGTTTGGTGAACAGGGTGCCCCAAAAGTATTTGGCTTCCTTGCTTAGAATTAAGCCAGAAACATTTAGCCGGTATAAAAAAATATTGGGGAATAGCGAAAACCACTCAACAATATCGCGCGATGAATAA
- a CDS encoding Crp/Fnr family transcriptional regulator, with protein sequence MNKAFNNYAQAAESLYTYLHGHLGMNREQLIMISDRITVRKFDRKCSVITPGEVDHYFNFIITGAARKYVLGGKKEFTIQLATEGHFIHDELSFFTQKPSECYIETIEATEFFSIRYDDLERLYTEMPELNRFARLMLGEMFLKKEIRDTSYMRFTPRERFLQYVEQHPDVLQRVSQKYIASFLHIKPETFSRLKHLLKEKGNP encoded by the coding sequence ATGAATAAGGCATTTAATAATTATGCGCAGGCTGCTGAATCTCTGTATACTTATTTACATGGTCACCTGGGCATGAACAGGGAACAATTAATCATGATTTCGGATAGAATCACGGTTCGGAAGTTTGATCGCAAGTGTTCCGTCATTACACCTGGTGAGGTGGATCATTATTTTAATTTTATCATTACAGGGGCTGCCCGAAAATATGTACTTGGCGGTAAAAAGGAATTTACGATACAACTGGCGACTGAGGGGCATTTCATCCATGATGAATTATCCTTCTTCACGCAAAAACCTTCAGAATGTTATATTGAAACTATTGAGGCTACCGAATTTTTTTCAATCCGGTATGATGACCTGGAAAGGCTGTACACAGAAATGCCGGAACTTAATAGATTTGCGCGGTTGATGCTTGGGGAAATGTTTCTGAAAAAAGAGATCCGCGATACTTCTTATATGCGCTTTACTCCACGTGAAAGGTTTTTGCAATATGTAGAACAACATCCCGATGTTTTACAACGTGTTTCACAGAAATATATCGCTTCATTCCTGCATATTAAACCGGAAACGTTCAGCCGGTTAAAACATTTGCTGAAAGAAAAAGGCAACCCCTAA
- a CDS encoding Nramp family divalent metal transporter: MRQPVNSDVSLSEVHNSVDTTHHTGGWKKILSFFGPAYLVSVGYMDPGNWATDLQGGSQFGYSLLWVLLMSNLMALLLQSLSARLGIVRGRDLAQANREAYPPLINFMLYILAEIAIAACDLAEVLGMAIGIHLLTGLPIFAGVMITIFDTFLLLWLQKLGIRKMELFIIGLISIIGISFLIEMLLVKPYLPEVVTGLVPSIPSNAALYIAIGIIGATVMPHNLYLHSALVQTRKIRNDDEGKRKAIKMNIIDSAIALNLAFFVNAAILILAATAFHKAGQTQVAHIEEAHQLLHNLLGSKLAPALFAIALIAAGQSSTITGTLAGQIVMEGYLRLRINPWLRRLLTRMLAIIPALLVIYYFGDDEIDAMLILSQVVLSLQLGFAIIPLIHFVSDKEKMGKFSIGRYTKFTAWLIAAILVYLNLRMVTNEAFTYISTSNNYFMDGLIIAGLLVLVGLLIIVTVYPFIGRKRKPIPVAIHEDLRALDIKPVLTNERVAIALEFSQHDSKLIAHAMAQSKPGGTLILIHVVESVTAKLYGTASEDMETQQDAQQLEYYVKQLEAKGYKTVARLGHQQRKSEIVRITQEESAELLVMGAHGHRGMEDILYGDTINKVRHELRIPVLVVNV, encoded by the coding sequence ATGAGGCAGCCCGTTAACTCTGATGTTTCTTTAAGTGAAGTTCACAATTCAGTTGATACCACCCACCATACAGGTGGGTGGAAAAAGATCCTATCCTTTTTCGGTCCGGCTTACCTCGTCAGTGTTGGCTATATGGATCCAGGAAACTGGGCCACCGACCTGCAGGGTGGAAGCCAATTCGGGTATTCATTATTATGGGTATTATTGATGAGTAACCTGATGGCCCTTCTGCTGCAGAGTTTATCTGCGCGACTGGGTATTGTTCGCGGCCGCGACCTGGCGCAGGCCAACCGGGAGGCCTATCCACCACTAATCAATTTCATGTTATATATTTTGGCAGAAATTGCTATAGCAGCCTGCGACCTTGCCGAAGTTCTGGGTATGGCCATTGGTATACATCTGCTAACCGGTTTGCCCATTTTTGCCGGCGTGATGATTACCATTTTCGACACCTTCCTCCTGCTCTGGCTGCAAAAATTGGGTATCCGGAAAATGGAACTATTCATCATCGGGTTGATTTCTATCATTGGAATATCCTTCCTGATTGAAATGCTACTGGTAAAACCCTATTTACCTGAAGTTGTAACCGGACTTGTCCCATCGATTCCAAGTAACGCAGCCTTATATATAGCTATTGGGATTATTGGTGCCACTGTAATGCCTCACAATCTTTACCTGCATTCTGCCCTTGTACAGACCAGGAAGATCAGGAATGATGATGAAGGCAAGCGGAAGGCCATTAAGATGAATATCATTGATAGTGCAATAGCACTTAACCTGGCTTTTTTCGTGAATGCCGCCATCCTGATCCTTGCGGCAACGGCATTCCATAAAGCCGGCCAAACCCAGGTGGCCCATATTGAAGAAGCCCACCAATTACTGCATAACCTGCTGGGCAGTAAACTGGCACCGGCCCTGTTCGCCATCGCGCTGATCGCGGCCGGACAAAGCTCAACCATTACAGGTACACTCGCTGGCCAAATTGTTATGGAAGGTTACCTGCGCCTGCGCATAAATCCCTGGTTGCGACGCTTACTCACCCGGATGCTGGCTATAATTCCGGCTTTGCTGGTAATCTATTATTTTGGTGACGATGAGATTGATGCGATGCTTATCCTGAGCCAGGTTGTGCTGAGCCTACAACTCGGATTTGCCATTATACCGCTGATACATTTTGTGAGCGACAAAGAGAAGATGGGTAAATTCAGCATTGGCAGGTATACTAAATTCACAGCCTGGTTGATCGCGGCTATTTTGGTTTACCTGAACCTTCGCATGGTGACCAATGAAGCATTTACCTATATTTCTACCAGTAATAATTATTTTATGGATGGACTTATCATTGCTGGTTTATTAGTATTGGTGGGGTTATTGATCATAGTAACAGTGTATCCTTTTATTGGCAGGAAAAGAAAACCAATTCCCGTAGCGATCCACGAAGACCTTCGCGCTTTAGACATCAAGCCTGTCCTTACCAATGAACGGGTTGCCATTGCCCTGGAATTCAGCCAGCACGACAGTAAACTCATCGCTCATGCAATGGCACAATCAAAGCCTGGAGGCACCCTGATCCTGATTCATGTGGTAGAAAGTGTGACCGCTAAATTATATGGAACCGCCAGTGAGGATATGGAAACCCAACAGGATGCACAACAGCTTGAATATTATGTGAAGCAACTGGAAGCAAAGGGATACAAGACGGTGGCGAGACTTGGTCACCAGCAGCGTAAATCGGAGATAGTTCGGATAACCCAGGAAGAGAGTGCGGAATTACTGGTGATGGGTGCACACGGACACCGTGGTATGGAAGATATTTTATATGGGGATACCATCAACAAAGTTCGGCATGAATTGCGAATTCCCGTTCTGGTAGTGAACGTTTAG
- a CDS encoding metal-dependent transcriptional regulator — protein MKYSSSKENYIKAIFHLQQEEDVVSTNGLARALSTKPASVTDMLKKLKTQKLLQYQPYKGVKLSAEGKKLALQIIRKHRLWEFFLVEKLGFGWEEVHEIAEELEHISSKKLIDRLDIFLGSPRTDPHGDPIPDSQGRMPAIEQTALIDLPLGISAEIVSVSNQSTSMLELLRHNKIGIGTRLSVLRRFDFDHSLEISIAGQPFITISEQLAANLFVTYEAAR, from the coding sequence TTGAAATATTCATCCAGCAAGGAAAATTATATCAAGGCCATATTCCACCTCCAGCAAGAAGAGGATGTTGTCAGCACTAACGGCCTGGCACGTGCATTGTCAACTAAACCGGCCTCAGTTACCGATATGCTGAAAAAACTGAAGACCCAGAAATTACTCCAGTACCAGCCATATAAAGGTGTGAAATTATCTGCTGAGGGTAAAAAACTGGCCCTCCAAATCATTCGCAAACACCGGTTATGGGAGTTCTTTCTGGTAGAAAAGCTTGGTTTTGGCTGGGAAGAAGTGCATGAAATTGCCGAAGAACTGGAACACATCAGCAGCAAAAAATTAATAGACCGTCTTGATATTTTCCTGGGATCACCTAGAACCGACCCGCACGGCGACCCCATTCCAGACAGCCAGGGCAGGATGCCAGCTATTGAACAAACGGCCCTGATCGACCTGCCTTTGGGCATATCGGCAGAAATTGTAAGCGTCAGTAACCAATCAACCAGCATGCTTGAACTATTGCGGCACAATAAAATAGGCATTGGCACGAGGCTATCGGTTTTACGTCGTTTCGATTTTGATCACTCCCTTGAGATCAGCATTGCGGGTCAACCATTTATCACCATTAGCGAACAACTCGCTGCAAATTTATTTGTTACCTATGAGGCAGCCCGTTAA
- the glgP gene encoding alpha-glucan family phosphorylase — protein sequence MSFRNYKVPYQSEDRYAKKVAYFSMEFAIHQPLKIYSGGLGFLSGSHLRSAYELRQNLVGIGILWKYGYYDQARNQDQTLQVTWMEKQYSFLEDTGIKFQINIHDHPVWVKVFYLNPETFKSAPLFLLSTDLPENDYVSQTITHRLYDANVATKVAQFILLGVGGAKLIDELNFAPEVYHLNEAHAISAGFYLYRKYGNDLSEVKKRLVFTTHTPEEAGNEKHDIYLCQKMSYFCGLTLDEVRALTGIQDDQFNHSLVALRFARIANGVSQLHGHVSRAMWEKYTGICPILSITNAQNWRYWADKQLYHAMEEGNDHVFDDRKQYLKKRAFEIVADQTGKVYDPAVFTIVWARRFAGYKRAEMITRDIARFSALLENKKYPVQIIWAGKPYPMDYPAINDFNHLVHLSKNYKNMAVLVGYELGLSKRMKQAADLWLNNPRVPREASGTSGMTAAMNGAANFSTDDGWIPEFISHGNNGFVIEKTDYANMNTHEQDEYDLNMLYKILEEQVLPLYYKNRDTWRQVVKNGMRDVRYQFESNRMAHEYYDLLYNAPY from the coding sequence ATGAGTTTTAGAAATTACAAAGTTCCGTACCAGAGTGAAGATCGTTATGCCAAAAAAGTGGCCTATTTTTCTATGGAATTCGCCATTCACCAGCCATTGAAAATTTACAGTGGAGGTTTGGGATTTTTATCAGGCTCACATTTAAGAAGTGCCTATGAGTTAAGGCAAAACCTGGTCGGGATCGGTATTTTATGGAAATACGGATATTATGATCAGGCCCGTAACCAGGATCAGACGCTTCAGGTTACCTGGATGGAAAAACAGTATAGTTTTTTAGAGGATACCGGCATAAAATTCCAGATCAATATTCATGATCATCCGGTTTGGGTAAAAGTATTTTACCTGAATCCTGAGACATTTAAATCAGCTCCTTTATTCCTGCTCAGCACCGACCTTCCGGAAAATGATTATGTATCGCAAACGATTACGCATCGTTTATATGATGCAAATGTTGCCACCAAAGTTGCTCAGTTTATTTTGCTGGGTGTGGGTGGTGCAAAACTGATCGATGAACTTAATTTTGCTCCGGAAGTATATCACCTGAATGAAGCACATGCGATTAGTGCCGGATTTTACCTCTATCGAAAATATGGTAACGATTTATCCGAAGTAAAGAAACGCCTTGTATTTACAACGCACACTCCCGAAGAAGCCGGCAATGAAAAGCATGATATTTATTTGTGCCAGAAAATGAGTTATTTCTGCGGACTTACGCTCGATGAGGTTCGCGCATTGACGGGTATTCAGGATGACCAGTTCAACCATTCCCTGGTAGCCCTCAGGTTTGCAAGGATTGCCAATGGCGTTTCGCAGTTGCATGGCCATGTATCCCGCGCTATGTGGGAAAAATATACCGGCATCTGTCCGATATTATCTATAACAAATGCACAGAACTGGCGCTATTGGGCTGATAAGCAATTATATCATGCCATGGAAGAAGGCAATGACCATGTTTTTGATGACCGTAAGCAGTATTTAAAAAAACGCGCCTTTGAAATTGTAGCAGACCAAACTGGAAAAGTATACGATCCTGCTGTCTTCACTATTGTTTGGGCTCGCCGTTTTGCCGGGTATAAAAGGGCCGAAATGATTACTCGTGATATTGCCCGTTTTAGTGCTTTGCTGGAAAATAAAAAATACCCTGTTCAGATCATCTGGGCTGGTAAACCATACCCGATGGATTATCCGGCCATCAATGATTTTAATCACCTGGTTCACCTCAGCAAGAACTACAAGAATATGGCCGTGCTGGTTGGATATGAATTGGGGCTTTCAAAACGTATGAAACAGGCTGCAGACCTGTGGTTAAATAATCCGCGTGTTCCCCGCGAAGCTTCAGGTACCAGTGGAATGACAGCTGCAATGAACGGAGCCGCCAATTTCAGTACAGATGATGGCTGGATACCAGAATTCATTAGTCATGGCAATAACGGGTTTGTTATTGAGAAAACCGATTACGCAAATATGAATACCCACGAGCAGGATGAATATGACCTGAATATGCTCTACAAAATCCTTGAAGAACAAGTCCTGCCATTGTATTATAAAAACAGGGATACCTGGCGCCAGGTTGTTAAGAATGGAATGCGCGATGTACGGTACCAGTTCGAAAGTAACCGGATGGCGCACGAATATTATGATTTATTATATAATGCCCCGTATTAA
- a CDS encoding potassium channel family protein produces the protein METKAWELLRPFLLLAIVGTIGIIGYMFIEDFHFVEALYMTVITVTTAGFTEVHPLSDSGRIFTIFMLVLSYISLAWAITRIIQYIFNGEVNEYFKNRKLMASIDKLDNHVIICGFGRNGQQAAKTLQYHNKPYVVIEKREDMVQKILTDFPDLLHLQGDATDDDLLRKAGIERAHSLICSLPADADNVFIVLSARSLNTSIRIISRASDTSAAPKLKKAGADHVIMPDRIGGTHMATLVSKPDVIEFIDYLSGEEGESIHMESIDYQQLPKEVRDSPLKEIMSWKKTGVNCIGIKNGDGKFVINPPDDTRLKVGMKVFVLGTKQQIHEMKGNIMQ, from the coding sequence TTGGAAACCAAAGCCTGGGAACTCCTTCGGCCTTTTTTATTATTAGCCATAGTAGGCACCATTGGGATTATTGGCTATATGTTTATCGAGGATTTTCATTTCGTGGAAGCTCTCTATATGACGGTAATTACTGTCACAACAGCAGGATTTACCGAAGTGCATCCTTTATCTGATAGCGGCAGGATCTTTACTATTTTCATGCTCGTGCTGAGCTACATTTCCCTGGCCTGGGCAATAACACGGATTATTCAGTATATCTTTAATGGGGAAGTCAATGAATATTTCAAAAACCGTAAATTAATGGCATCTATCGATAAACTCGACAACCATGTGATCATTTGCGGATTCGGAAGGAATGGACAACAGGCTGCTAAAACCCTGCAGTATCACAATAAACCTTATGTTGTTATTGAAAAACGGGAAGATATGGTGCAAAAGATCCTTACTGATTTTCCTGATCTTTTACATTTACAGGGAGACGCAACCGATGATGATCTTTTACGGAAAGCAGGTATTGAGCGTGCACATTCTCTTATTTGCAGCTTGCCAGCTGATGCGGATAATGTTTTTATAGTGCTTTCAGCCAGGTCACTGAATACCAGTATCAGAATAATTAGCAGGGCTTCTGATACGAGCGCAGCCCCTAAATTGAAAAAAGCTGGTGCTGACCATGTGATTATGCCCGACCGCATTGGCGGTACGCATATGGCCACTTTGGTTTCCAAACCAGATGTCATTGAGTTTATTGACTACCTAAGTGGCGAGGAAGGTGAGTCAATTCACATGGAATCAATTGATTATCAACAATTACCAAAAGAAGTCAGGGATAGCCCTCTAAAGGAGATTATGTCCTGGAAAAAGACTGGGGTAAACTGCATCGGCATCAAAAACGGGGATGGCAAATTCGTTATCAATCCGCCTGATGACACCCGGCTTAAAGTGGGCATGAAGGTCTTTGTGCTGGGAACGAAACAGCAGATACATGAAATGAAAGGAAATATTATGCAATAG
- a CDS encoding PKD domain-containing protein, translating into MKAIIVILSMSSTLAVFQNEPVKPVKNIPPQANAGADYTVPSNDFVQLDGTSSREEDGIISRYQWKQIGGAPLVISNANAAITGLTGYSKGEYTFRLTVADEKGAVSTDDVKITIQD; encoded by the coding sequence ATGAAAGCGATTATTGTAATTCTTTCTATGTCTTCCACCTTGGCTGTATTCCAGAATGAACCGGTGAAACCGGTAAAAAATATTCCTCCCCAGGCAAATGCCGGTGCTGATTATACAGTTCCTTCCAATGATTTTGTTCAGCTTGATGGCACTTCATCTCGGGAAGAGGATGGAATTATCTCAAGATATCAATGGAAACAAATTGGCGGTGCACCATTGGTGATTTCAAATGCTAACGCTGCGATTACCGGGTTAACTGGTTATAGTAAAGGAGAATATACTTTTAGGTTAACAGTTGCCGACGAAAAGGGAGCTGTAAGTACCGACGATGTGAAAATAACCATCCAGGATTAA
- a CDS encoding FKBP-type peptidyl-prolyl cis-trans isomerase, which translates to MRKTLFTSTLLLAAIAGISQTAKTSPKPAPKKPAQAPVATLKTAIDSVSYAVGMSLASFYKEQGITQINTALVTRALNDAMKGQKTLLTEEQMNMSISNYLQQLKKEKSAVARKAGEEFLAANKSKPGVVTLPSGLQYLVIKEGTGPKPAVTETVKCHYHGTLIDGTIFDSSVDRGAPIDFPVNGVIKGWIEALQLMPVGSKWKLFIPADLAYGDNQAGAKIAPGSTLIFDVELIEIVK; encoded by the coding sequence ATGCGCAAAACCCTTTTTACATCAACTTTGTTACTGGCTGCAATAGCCGGTATATCCCAGACTGCGAAAACAAGCCCAAAACCTGCACCCAAGAAACCTGCACAGGCACCTGTAGCCACCCTGAAAACCGCAATTGATTCGGTAAGTTATGCCGTTGGCATGAGCCTTGCATCTTTTTATAAGGAACAAGGTATCACCCAGATCAATACGGCCTTAGTCACCCGTGCACTGAATGATGCCATGAAAGGCCAGAAAACATTACTCACTGAAGAACAAATGAATATGAGCATATCTAATTACCTCCAGCAATTAAAAAAAGAAAAATCTGCTGTCGCCAGAAAAGCGGGAGAAGAATTTTTAGCCGCCAACAAGTCAAAGCCAGGTGTAGTTACACTACCTAGTGGTTTGCAATACCTGGTTATTAAGGAAGGTACTGGTCCAAAGCCAGCCGTAACCGAAACCGTAAAATGCCACTACCATGGTACGCTGATCGATGGAACTATATTTGATAGTTCAGTTGACCGTGGTGCGCCGATCGATTTTCCTGTAAATGGCGTAATCAAAGGTTGGATTGAAGCTTTACAGCTAATGCCTGTTGGTAGTAAATGGAAATTATTTATTCCTGCCGACCTCGCTTATGGTGACAACCAGGCTGGCGCTAAAATAGCCCCGGGATCAACCTTGATTTTCGATGTGGAATTAATTGAAATCGTAAAATAA
- a CDS encoding DUF4197 domain-containing protein, translating into MRKLYITLLSICLFSAVFAQNSDSNNGSLLKKASGLFGKSASGTSGLSSDDIIAGLKEALIVGSKNSTDKLSAADGFFKDAAVKVLMPEEAKKVEQKLRQLGMGQLVDDAILSMNRAAEDASKSAAPIFVNAVKKMTVQDGLSILNGADTAATGYLRKTTSPELMAAFHPVIDSALQKTGATKYWKDIFDTYNKFTLKPINPDLSSFVTGKAMDGIFHYVAEEEKKIRTNPAARVSDILQKVFNKR; encoded by the coding sequence ATGCGAAAACTTTATATCACTTTATTGTCAATTTGTTTGTTTTCTGCAGTATTTGCACAAAATTCTGATAGCAATAATGGTTCATTGCTCAAAAAAGCCAGTGGCCTTTTCGGTAAAAGTGCTTCCGGAACTTCAGGTTTGAGTAGCGATGATATTATAGCCGGACTCAAAGAAGCGCTTATTGTTGGATCAAAGAATAGTACCGATAAATTATCAGCTGCAGACGGATTCTTCAAGGATGCTGCTGTTAAGGTTTTGATGCCCGAAGAAGCAAAAAAAGTAGAACAGAAACTTCGCCAGCTGGGCATGGGCCAATTGGTTGATGACGCTATCCTTAGTATGAACAGGGCAGCAGAGGACGCTTCAAAATCTGCAGCCCCGATTTTCGTTAATGCCGTGAAAAAGATGACTGTCCAGGACGGCCTTAGCATTCTAAATGGGGCTGATACTGCTGCAACTGGTTACCTGAGAAAAACAACATCTCCTGAACTCATGGCCGCTTTTCATCCTGTAATTGATTCTGCATTGCAGAAGACCGGTGCTACAAAATATTGGAAAGATATTTTCGATACCTACAATAAATTCACCCTCAAGCCCATTAATCCTGACCTATCTTCTTTTGTAACCGGTAAAGCCATGGATGGGATTTTTCACTATGTAGCAGAGGAAGAGAAAAAGATCCGTACAAACCCTGCAGCCAGGGTGAGTGATATCCTCCAAAAGGTATTCAATAAGCGATAA
- a CDS encoding MFS transporter — translation MLINRSGTMVVPFLTLYMTSPAMGYSIGQAGLVFGCFGAGAFSGAYIGGRLTDRIGFYRVQLVTLLGGALLFWVLGQMKSLPFICSFTFLLSFVNEAFRPANSTAVAHYSSLENRTRSFSLNRLAINLGWALGSAVGGILAGISYKWLFWIDGCTNIFAALLMWFLLNKSGTAAQLSKLKTDAQLVATSKQNGSAYKDRNYLLFIGLVVLFAACFFQIFTNVSVYMRQVLHFKESFIGLLMATNGLVIVLFEMVIIHQLDGRNNHMAYISFGVGLVALFFLLLGVSPVSPLAAISLIILITFGEIMSMPFMNSYWISRSSERNRGEYAALYTMAWSAAQTLGPMLSAQLAEYAGFQFTWLIIASICLLVALSFWLYRGTFQ, via the coding sequence ATGTTAATCAACAGAAGCGGAACCATGGTCGTTCCCTTTCTGACACTTTATATGACCAGCCCGGCAATGGGCTATTCGATCGGCCAGGCAGGTTTGGTTTTTGGATGTTTTGGGGCTGGTGCTTTTAGCGGAGCCTATATTGGCGGCAGGCTCACTGACCGAATTGGATTTTACAGGGTGCAGCTGGTCACCCTTTTAGGTGGAGCATTGTTATTCTGGGTATTAGGCCAAATGAAAAGCCTGCCATTTATTTGCTCGTTCACATTTCTTCTCAGTTTTGTTAATGAAGCCTTCCGGCCTGCCAACTCTACTGCAGTTGCACATTATAGTTCTCTGGAAAACAGGACACGTTCTTTTTCACTCAACCGCCTCGCTATCAATTTGGGATGGGCTTTGGGTAGTGCCGTTGGCGGCATTTTAGCAGGCATTAGCTATAAATGGCTTTTCTGGATCGATGGTTGCACCAATATTTTTGCTGCCCTGTTGATGTGGTTTTTATTGAATAAATCTGGTACAGCGGCACAGCTCTCGAAATTAAAAACCGATGCACAATTGGTAGCTACCAGCAAGCAAAATGGTTCTGCTTATAAAGACAGGAATTACCTGCTGTTCATAGGATTAGTTGTCTTATTTGCCGCCTGCTTTTTTCAAATATTTACCAATGTGTCTGTGTATATGCGGCAGGTGCTGCATTTTAAGGAATCATTTATCGGGCTGCTGATGGCAACAAACGGACTGGTAATAGTTCTGTTTGAAATGGTCATCATTCACCAGCTGGATGGCCGCAATAACCACATGGCTTACATATCTTTTGGAGTGGGTTTGGTAGCATTATTCTTTTTATTATTGGGGGTAAGCCCGGTAAGCCCTCTTGCAGCAATTTCATTGATCATACTGATCACTTTTGGTGAAATAATGTCTATGCCCTTTATGAATAGTTACTGGATCAGCAGAAGTAGTGAAAGAAACCGGGGCGAATATGCAGCGTTATACACTATGGCCTGGTCAGCTGCTCAAACCCTGGGCCCAATGTTATCTGCACAATTGGCTGAATATGCGGGTTTTCAGTTCACCTGGCTGATCATCGCTTCAATTTGTCTCCTGGTAGCTCTTTCTTTCTGGCTTTACCGTGGCACTTTTCAATAG